The Lentzea guizhouensis genome contains a region encoding:
- a CDS encoding histone deacetylase, translating to MFWHDDCLEHDAGEGLWELPGSWPWLDVAEPHPENAARLRTFRHALTHGPVAEHLKWHEGRHASVDELLRVHSASYLDSLRVSERVALEVNTVVGPETWNAVCAAAGTSLAALESGAPLAYALVRPPGHHAQPAMADGYCFVNNAALVAETARRQGMRVAVLDWDVHHGNGTQEVFYDRPDVLTISVHMRHGAWGPNHPQTGAPSEVGAHGRNVNIELSLGAGDTAYLRALDEIAFPLLREFEPDLLVCASGFDGSAFDPNGRHNLTAAGYREIGRRVASSGTRVVLTQEGGYLRGYSALCLHALVEGLLRLPAPLLEDPLAYVPDDSRLVDADFERVLTAVRPFWPGVL from the coding sequence ATGTTCTGGCACGACGACTGCCTCGAGCACGACGCCGGTGAGGGACTGTGGGAGCTGCCGGGCTCCTGGCCGTGGCTGGACGTCGCCGAACCGCACCCGGAGAACGCGGCGCGGTTGCGCACGTTCCGGCATGCGCTGACGCACGGACCCGTGGCCGAGCACTTGAAGTGGCACGAGGGGCGCCATGCGTCCGTGGACGAGCTTCTGCGCGTGCACTCGGCTTCGTACCTGGACTCGTTGCGGGTGTCCGAGCGTGTGGCGCTGGAGGTGAACACGGTCGTCGGGCCGGAGACGTGGAACGCGGTGTGTGCGGCGGCGGGGACCTCGTTGGCCGCGCTGGAGTCAGGCGCGCCACTGGCCTACGCGCTCGTACGACCCCCTGGTCACCACGCCCAGCCGGCGATGGCGGACGGCTACTGCTTCGTGAACAACGCCGCGCTGGTGGCGGAGACCGCGCGGCGCCAGGGGATGCGGGTCGCGGTGCTGGACTGGGACGTGCACCACGGCAACGGCACCCAGGAGGTGTTCTACGACCGGCCGGACGTGCTGACCATCTCCGTGCACATGCGGCACGGGGCGTGGGGGCCGAACCATCCGCAGACGGGCGCGCCCTCGGAGGTGGGCGCTCACGGGCGGAACGTGAACATCGAGCTGTCGTTGGGCGCGGGTGACACGGCGTACTTGCGCGCGTTGGACGAGATCGCGTTCCCGTTGCTGCGGGAGTTCGAGCCGGACCTGCTGGTGTGCGCGTCGGGGTTCGACGGGTCGGCGTTCGACCCGAACGGCCGGCACAACCTGACCGCCGCCGGGTACCGCGAGATCGGGCGGCGGGTGGCGTCGTCCGGGACGCGCGTCGTGCTCACCCAGGAGGGCGGCTACCTGCGCGGGTACAGCGCGTTGTGCCTGCACGCGCTGGTGGAGGGGCTCCTGCGGCTTCCAGCGCCGTTGCTGGAGGATCCGCTGGCGTACGTGCCGGACGACAGCCGGCTGGTGGACGCGGACTTCGAACGCGTCCTCACGGCCGTCCGGCCTTTTTGGCCCGGCGTGCTGTGA
- a CDS encoding chorismate mutase — translation MESTTTAPDITELREEIDHLDAEILRLIQRRVEVSKIIGAARMAAGGTKIVHNREIDVLNRYKPLGPEGKDLAMVLLKMGRGPLGR, via the coding sequence ATGGAATCCACCACCACCGCGCCCGACATCACCGAGCTGCGCGAGGAGATCGACCACCTGGACGCCGAGATACTGCGGCTGATCCAGCGCAGGGTCGAGGTCTCCAAGATCATCGGCGCAGCGCGGATGGCGGCGGGCGGCACGAAGATCGTGCACAACCGCGAGATCGACGTGCTCAACCGCTACAAGCCGCTGGGCCCGGAGGGCAAGGACCTCGCGATGGTCCTGCTCAAGATGGGCCGCGGCCCACTCGGCAGGTAG